TCGACGGGCTGAGACTGCATGGCCAACACACCGATGGTCATCGAGTCGAAGAACCGCGAGGCGCCGATCCCAAAACCGGATTGGTGTCCCGTAGCGGTGAACCCAAGATGATGCTTGTCGTCGTTGTTTAGCTCGCGAAGGTTGGCAAGCCACTCGTTCGCTTCTGGGTCTGCCGTTGGTTGCAGGTTCTCAATGATCGTGCGGGCGCCTTTCGGAACGCACCCGATGCACGCGTTGAAATCTGCGGGTGTCGGCGGCTGTTTCGTGGCTATCGGAAACTGGCTCGTCTTGCGCGCTTTCTCATCGAACGCGGCACCCGCAGTCTCGCCGAGCGCGTACGCGATGTTGTCGAGGGACGCCCGCGCTGCGTGGGCGAACTCGCTAATCGCTGGCTCCAATCCATCGGGTTGTCCCGGCAACCACACCCGAATGACACGGACGCCCGTCGCGCCATCCTTTTCGTGGCGAACGACCTTGTGCTTTACCCACTCGTCGCACATGGCGCCAATTTGCTTGGCGCGCTTGTCGGCTTGTGCCAGCTTCTCGGCGAACCCGTAGGCCACGCAGCGAAGGTACACGTCATTATGCCAACGTCATCGTGAATAGATCCGACGAACTCTTCGCCGTGCTCGCCTAGCGCGCGTTCTGGTGTCTCCACGACAGAAAGACCCTGTCGTGGATGCACCAGAAACGCTTAAGGTCCGCGCATGGACGGGTCGTCGGCGGTCGGGTTGGGGTGATGCCCGCGGCGGTGCGAGACTGACGCCGATGGCGATCGGCGTTGGCGACACCGCACCTGACTTCACCTTGCGCGGCACGGGCGACGTCGCGTACACGCTGAGCGAGTTGCGCGGTGCGCCCGTCGTGCTGGCGTTTTATCCCGGTGACAACACGCCGGTGTGCACGAAACAACTCGACTCGTATCAGGGTGACCTGGCGAGCTTCGACGCGGTCGGCGCCAAGGTATTCGGGATCAGCCCGCAGTCGGTCGAGAGCCACGACGAGTTCTCGTGCAAGCGCGGCTACAAATTCCCGCTGCTGGCTGACACCGACAAGAAGGTCGGTGAGGCCTACGGCGTGCTCGGCCCGCTCGGCTTCTACCGCCGCAGCGTGTTCGTGATCGACGCCGACGGCATCGTCCGCTACGTGCACCGCGCCATCGCCGGTATGACGTTCCGGTCCTCGAACGAGTTGATCGCGGCGGTCAAAGCGGCCTCCTAACGCGTACCGATTGCGGTCCACCACCGGCGCACACCCCGCCGGTAGCATCACGAACGCATGTTCGTCCTAGGGGTCGATCCGGGGTTGTCGCGTTGCGGCTACGGCGCGGTGCGCGCCACGCCCGACGGACGCGTCACGGCCGAGGCCGCAGGAGTCATCCGTACCGATCCGGCGGCGCCGCTGCCGCGCCGCTTGTCGATCCTGCTCGGCGACATGCAGACGCTGCTCGACGAGCTGCAACCCGACGCCGTCGCCGTGGAGAAGGTGTTCTTCCAGACCAACGTGCGCACTGCGATGTCGGTGGGGCAGGCGAGTGGCATCGCGCTGGCGCTGGCTGACGCCATGGGCTGCGAGGTCGCGGAGTACACCGCCAACGAAGTGAAGTCGGTGGTGGCCGGCTACGGCGCCGCCACCAAGGAGCAGGTGCAGCGCATGGTCCAGACCCAACTCGGTCTGGCGGCTCCGCCCCGCCCACCCGACGCCGCCGACGCGCTGGCGCTGGCGCTCACGCACGCGTCACTTGGGCCACGTCGCGCGCGGATGGCGGTGGCGCAGTGATCGGTTCGCTGCGCGGCCAGATCCTCGACCGCATGCCGACGGGGGAGTTGCTCGTCGACGTGAACGGCGTCGGCTACCGGGTCCAAGTGCCGACGCGCACGCTCGTCGCCGCCGGCGACCTCGGCGACACGGTGTTCCTGCACGTGCACACCCACGTGCGCGAAGACGCCATCGTTTTGTACGGCTTCGCCACGAGCGACGAACGGGTGGCGTTCGAAGTGTTGCTGTCGGCCCACAAGGTCGGCCCGGCGCTGGCGCTGGCGGTGCTGAGCCATCTCACGCCGATGGCGCTGCGCCGCGCCGTGGCATCCGACGACATCGACGCCCTGTGCGCGGTGCCCGGCATCGGCAAGACTACCGCCGCTCGCTTGCTGCTCGACCTCAAGACCAAACTCGCCCTCGACGCCGACCCCGAAGCCACCCTCGCCGCGGTCAACGGCGACGCCGGTGCGCTGCTCACCAACGCCCGCGCCGACGTGCGCAACGCCCTCGCCAACCTCGGCTACGGGCCCGACGAGATCTCCTTCGCCGTGCGCGGGCTACCCGACGACGGTGACGACGCGTCCGACCTGCTGCGCGTCGCCCTCAAGACCCTGATGGCGGCGCGCTGATGCCCCGCGAGGAGTTGCTCGGCCCCGGCAGCGACCCGATCGAGCGCGCCGAGGAGATCAACCTGCGGCCGCGGCACCTCGACGAGTTCGTCGGTCAGGCCGAGGTGCGCCAGCACCTTTCCGTGATGCTCGAAGCGGCGCGCCGCCGTGGGCGTCCCGCCGATCACGTGCTGTTCGCCGGTCCGCCCGGGTTGGGCAAGACGACACTCGCCGGCATCGTCGCCGCGGAGATGGGCGTGAACCTGCGCGTCACGTCGGGTCCCGCGATCGTGCGCGCCGGCGATCTCGCCGCGGTCCTCACCGACCTGCAGGCAGGCGACGTGCTCTTCATCGACGAGATTCACCGCCTGCCGCGGCAAGTGGAGGAAGTGCTGTATCCGGCGATGGAGGACTTTCAACTCGACGTGGTCCTCGGCAAGGGCCCCGCCGCCCGTTCGCTGCGCCTGGAGCTGCCGGCGTTCACCCTCGTGGGCGCCACCACCCGCACCGGCCTCGTGAGCGCGCCGTTGCGCGACCGCTTCGGCCTCGTCACCAAACTCGACCACTATCCGGCCGAGGACCTCCAGGTGATCGTCGACCGGGCGGCGCGCATCCTCGACGTGCCGATCACGCCCGAGGGCGCAGGCGAGATCGCCCGGCGCTCGCGCGGCACGCCCCGGATCGCCAACCGTCTGCTCAAGCGCGTGCGCGACGTCGCCGAGGTGCACGGCGACGGCACCATCGACGCCGCCGTCGCCCGGGAAGGACTCGCCCTCTACGGCGTCGACGAGCAGGGCCTCGACAAGGTCGACCGCGCCGTGCTGCGGGCGTTGTGCGTCAGCTTCGGCGGCGGACCCGTCGGGTTGTCGACCCTCGCCGTCGCTGTGGGTGAAGAGCCCGAGACGGTCGAGGACGTGCACGAACCGTTCCTGTTGGTCAGCGGCTTTCTCGTGCGCACGGCGCGTGGTCGCATGGCGACGCCCGCCGCCTGGCGCCAACTCGGCCTCGACCCGCCCGCAGCCGCGCCGAATGTGGCTTCAGAAGCGCTCGGGTTGTTCGACGCGCCCGACTAGAAGGGGAACGGGAAGAACAGGCACCACGCCTGGTTCGTCTTGGTGTCGCCGAAGCAGACGTGGCGTTGTGCCCAGCCCGGCGGCGACGGCACGAGCGCCAGGACAGGATTCACCAGCGCCCCGACGGTCGCGCTGGAACGCGGGTCGGACACTGGCGACGAACCGTCCGCCAGCACTGGTCGAGCCGCGAGCATGCCGGTGGCGGCCGCGACGATGGCCGCGCCCGCGATGAGTCGCTTCACTTGCGCACCCCGAACTGAACCTTGCCGATGTTCGCGGCGTCAGTGGCGACGAAGAAACGGCCGACTGCCAGGCCCGACGGACTCGACGCGCTCGCCGAGGTGGCGTCGGTCTTCTGGAAATTCGCCGCTGCAGGTGTCGTTGCCACCACGGCCGGAGCCGCTTGCTGCGTTGCCGGGGGCGCGACGGTCGCCGGAACAACCGGTGACGCCGCTACGGCGCTTGTGACCGTGACGACCGTGGGCACCCTGGGCGCCGCGACGGCCGGCACCGCGGGTGCGGCGGCGCCGCCGAAGCCGAGCGAGGTGGCGACCGCCGCCACACCCATGGCGCTGGCCGCCGCGGCCGGCGCGAGCTGGGACGAGAGCGCCCCGGCGTGCATGCGGGCCCGCGCCGCGATCCGCCACGCGATGCCGAGGATCGGCAGGCTGGCGAGGCGGGCGTCGGGGCCGGCGAGCGCCAGGAACTCACGGCGCAGCGCCTTGCGCGCCCGGAACAGCAGCGCTTCGACGGTGCCCATCGTGACGCTGTAGTGATCGGCGATCTGCTGGTAGCTCCAGCCCTGCGTCTCGCGCAGTTCGAGCACCTCGCGGTGGCGCGGGCCGAGCTGCTGCATCGCCTGCGACAGGTACGCCAGATCGACGTTGTCGATGACTTGCTGCTGACCGCCGTCGACGGCGCCGGGGTCGATATCGGCGGTGGGCTCAGAGCGCGACACGCGGCGGTGGCTGTCGATGCACAAGCGAGCGGCGATCACGGTCAGCCACGGGTAGAAGCGACGCTCACCGGCGAAACGCGGCATGGCGGTGAAGGCGCGGGCGAAGGCTTCCTGCGTGATCTCTTCGGCTTCGTGCATGTCGCCGACACGACGGGCGCAGAAGCGCAGCAGGCGCTGGTAGTAGCGCGCGTAGAGGTCGCCAAAGGCGGCTTCGTCGCCCGCTTGGCAAAGTTCGACCAGGCTACGGTCCCTTACGAGATCGACGTCGTCTGCCCGGACAGCCACTCCAGCCCCAACCCTCTGTACTCGACGGAGCCCTTAGGGTAGCGAAGGCGAGCGGATTCGTACAGCCACGATCCTTCGAATTCATCCAGCGTTCTAGATTCGGCGC
The window above is part of the Acidimicrobiales bacterium genome. Proteins encoded here:
- the ruvC gene encoding crossover junction endodeoxyribonuclease RuvC, encoding MFVLGVDPGLSRCGYGAVRATPDGRVTAEAAGVIRTDPAAPLPRRLSILLGDMQTLLDELQPDAVAVEKVFFQTNVRTAMSVGQASGIALALADAMGCEVAEYTANEVKSVVAGYGAATKEQVQRMVQTQLGLAAPPRPPDAADALALALTHASLGPRRARMAVAQ
- the ruvB gene encoding Holliday junction branch migration DNA helicase RuvB, with product MPREELLGPGSDPIERAEEINLRPRHLDEFVGQAEVRQHLSVMLEAARRRGRPADHVLFAGPPGLGKTTLAGIVAAEMGVNLRVTSGPAIVRAGDLAAVLTDLQAGDVLFIDEIHRLPRQVEEVLYPAMEDFQLDVVLGKGPAARSLRLELPAFTLVGATTRTGLVSAPLRDRFGLVTKLDHYPAEDLQVIVDRAARILDVPITPEGAGEIARRSRGTPRIANRLLKRVRDVAEVHGDGTIDAAVAREGLALYGVDEQGLDKVDRAVLRALCVSFGGGPVGLSTLAVAVGEEPETVEDVHEPFLLVSGFLVRTARGRMATPAAWRQLGLDPPAAAPNVASEALGLFDAPD
- a CDS encoding RNA polymerase sigma factor; translated protein: MAVRADDVDLVRDRSLVELCQAGDEAAFGDLYARYYQRLLRFCARRVGDMHEAEEITQEAFARAFTAMPRFAGERRFYPWLTVIAARLCIDSHRRVSRSEPTADIDPGAVDGGQQQVIDNVDLAYLSQAMQQLGPRHREVLELRETQGWSYQQIADHYSVTMGTVEALLFRARKALRREFLALAGPDARLASLPILGIAWRIAARARMHAGALSSQLAPAAAASAMGVAAVATSLGFGGAAAPAVPAVAAPRVPTVVTVTSAVAASPVVPATVAPPATQQAAPAVVATTPAAANFQKTDATSASASSPSGLAVGRFFVATDAANIGKVQFGVRK
- the ruvA gene encoding Holliday junction branch migration protein RuvA encodes the protein MIGSLRGQILDRMPTGELLVDVNGVGYRVQVPTRTLVAAGDLGDTVFLHVHTHVREDAIVLYGFATSDERVAFEVLLSAHKVGPALALAVLSHLTPMALRRAVASDDIDALCAVPGIGKTTAARLLLDLKTKLALDADPEATLAAVNGDAGALLTNARADVRNALANLGYGPDEISFAVRGLPDDGDDASDLLRVALKTLMAAR
- a CDS encoding peroxiredoxin encodes the protein MAIGVGDTAPDFTLRGTGDVAYTLSELRGAPVVLAFYPGDNTPVCTKQLDSYQGDLASFDAVGAKVFGISPQSVESHDEFSCKRGYKFPLLADTDKKVGEAYGVLGPLGFYRRSVFVIDADGIVRYVHRAIAGMTFRSSNELIAAVKAAS